A window of Clostridiaceae bacterium genomic DNA:
ATTTTTCTATTTATAAAGTAAGAACTGACGGTACAGATGAAACAAAACTTGTTGATGGATACTGCAATAACCTTTATGTCACTGAAAGCGGAATGTACTTTGACATGCGTGATAGAAATAATTCTCCACAAATATATTATGCGGACTTGGACGGTAAAAACATGAAAATGCTTATGCCAGATGCATCTCTAATGTACTATTATAAAGGCAAGATTTATATGGGCACAGGGCAGCTTGGAGTATATGACATAAAGACAGGAAATGAGAAAGTACTTGTCGAGACATATGTACATAATGTTTCCGTTGATGACAGTGGGATTTATTATTGGGCTGCAGACAAGGGAGAATTTCACCGCTTGGATTTGGACGGTGGTAATGACAAAGTAATTATACGCAGTGGTGATTATTTTAATTATTGTGGCGGAAACCTCTACTATGAAGGCATTAGTGAAAACAAAAACGGTCCATGCCACACGATAAACTCCCTAAATATAGCTACAGATAAAATAGTGATTTTACTGGAGGAAGCAAACGAATCGGTGGGATATGTTTATGTTGCAGGAGAATATCTTTATATGCGCGCTTCATTGCGTGAGAGTATCCTTGTAAACGGAAAACTGGATTGCATT
This region includes:
- a CDS encoding DUF5050 domain-containing protein, with protein sequence MGKNENSLSIDSFEQINTTTGVLPTDEQNTLSSLTTSELLGFEGGNIGAGGLVCSGKDGCIYYRSESDGWKLYKAKPDGSGKTKLSNRVQGYINVLEGWVYFCDFTDDFSIYKVRTDGTDETKLVDGYCNNLYVTESGMYFDMRDRNNSPQIYYADLDGKNMKMLMPDASLMYYYKGKIYMGTGQLGVYDIKTGNEKVLVETYVHNVSVDDSGIYYWAADKGEFHRLDLDGGNDKVIIRSGDYFNYCGGNLYYEGISENKNGPCHTINSLNIATDKIVILLEEANESVGYVYVAGEYLYMRASLRESILVNGKLDCIARLDGGVTIWD